The following are from one region of the Candidatus Hydrogenedentota bacterium genome:
- a CDS encoding amino acid deaminase/aldolase yields MERTYQYYREVFAGRVMPFAFVDLDLFDQNIRDIAVRAGKRTIRIASKSVRSIPLLERILDANPIYRGIMAYSVREAVFLSQQGFDDILVAYPALREADDMAFAEELRRGKRIVLMVDCAEHVQFLEKVGGVFRVFIPVCIDIDMSTQFPGLYFGVRRSPITTPEQALAVCREIKESKYVRLHGLMGYEAQIAGLPDNVPGGGLKNAVVRYLKQRSLMKVRARRARIVEAVKNAGFDLGFVNGGGTGSVESTASESCITEVTVGSGFFSPLLFDWYQGFHHSPAVGYAIEITRKPCPNIYTCHGGGYVASGTGKEKQPRPYLPKGARLLSTEGAGEVQTPVVCDGPESLNLGDPIFMRYSKAGEMCERFNVLLAVSEGKVVDEIPTYRGEGQVFL; encoded by the coding sequence ATGGAACGCACCTATCAATACTACCGCGAAGTGTTTGCCGGGCGCGTGATGCCGTTTGCGTTCGTGGACCTCGATTTATTCGACCAGAACATTCGGGACATTGCGGTGCGCGCGGGAAAGCGTACGATTCGTATCGCATCGAAGTCGGTTCGCTCCATTCCGCTCCTTGAGCGAATCCTCGATGCGAATCCCATCTATCGCGGCATCATGGCATACAGCGTGCGCGAGGCCGTGTTTCTGAGCCAGCAAGGTTTTGACGATATTCTTGTTGCGTATCCGGCCCTGCGAGAGGCCGACGACATGGCGTTTGCGGAGGAGCTTCGCCGGGGCAAACGCATCGTCTTGATGGTCGACTGCGCAGAGCACGTGCAGTTCTTGGAGAAGGTGGGCGGCGTATTCCGCGTCTTCATTCCGGTATGCATTGACATCGACATGTCCACCCAGTTTCCGGGACTGTACTTCGGGGTGCGGCGTTCGCCGATAACGACCCCCGAGCAGGCCCTCGCTGTGTGCCGGGAAATCAAAGAGAGCAAGTATGTGCGGCTTCATGGGCTGATGGGATACGAGGCGCAGATCGCCGGGCTGCCGGACAACGTGCCGGGCGGCGGACTCAAGAACGCCGTGGTCCGGTATTTGAAGCAACGCTCACTGATGAAAGTGCGTGCACGGCGCGCGCGGATCGTCGAGGCGGTGAAGAACGCGGGTTTCGACCTCGGGTTTGTTAACGGCGGCGGCACGGGCAGTGTTGAATCGACCGCGTCGGAGTCCTGCATTACCGAGGTGACGGTTGGCTCGGGATTCTTCTCGCCGCTGTTGTTCGACTGGTACCAGGGATTTCATCATTCGCCCGCGGTGGGCTATGCCATCGAAATCACGCGTAAACCCTGTCCGAATATCTACACCTGCCACGGCGGCGGGTACGTGGCGTCTGGCACAGGCAAAGAAAAGCAGCCCCGGCCGTACCTGCCGAAAGGTGCGCGCTTGTTGTCGACCGAAGGAGCGGGGGAGGTGCAGACCCCTGTTGTATGTGACGGTCCCGAGTCGCTTAATCTCGGCGATCCGATCTTCATGCGCTACAGCAAGGCCGGTGAAATGTGCGAACGGTTCAACGTGCTGCTTGCCGTCTCGGAAGGCAAGGTTGTCGATGAAATTCCCACTTATCGCGGTGAGGGCCAGGTGTTTCTGTAG
- a CDS encoding DUF2961 domain-containing protein, which produces MKRHQVVTVAMLAVVFTVSALADNSRVKTMGEPAMFGGLGALPFLTDARTRSISAENPTGEKGKGGMAVPNPSEEKPAAAARAADDLGQGWKVRPFIRVNAGETATLMDVDGSGVVQHIWIAGADANWKRSYVLRFYWDGEETPSIEVPVPDFFAVGHEKFAPVNSLAVVNNPANGLNCYWPMPFRNHAKVTISNDDSADLMLVAYQITYAETSVPDNAAYLHAQWRRAKTDTVNPCVILDGVKGKGRYVGTFLAWTQFEKGWFGEGEIKFYMDGDTEFPTICGTGTEDYFCGSYGFPEPYTTAYVGTTLPTKDGDEPPNHWSLYRWHIQDPICYDQDLRVTIQALGWGKDGKYKKLSDDIASVAYWYQAEPHAPFPAMPGVAERAPVKK; this is translated from the coding sequence ATGAAGAGACATCAGGTTGTTACGGTTGCCATGCTGGCGGTCGTATTCACGGTTTCCGCGCTTGCCGACAATTCACGGGTAAAGACGATGGGGGAACCCGCTATGTTTGGAGGGCTTGGCGCGCTCCCGTTCCTCACCGATGCGAGGACGCGTTCGATCAGTGCCGAGAATCCGACGGGTGAGAAGGGCAAGGGCGGGATGGCCGTGCCGAATCCTTCGGAGGAGAAGCCCGCGGCGGCGGCACGCGCGGCGGATGACCTCGGACAGGGGTGGAAGGTGCGTCCGTTCATCCGCGTGAACGCGGGCGAGACGGCGACGCTGATGGACGTGGACGGCTCGGGCGTCGTCCAACACATTTGGATTGCGGGCGCGGACGCCAACTGGAAACGCAGCTACGTGCTGCGATTCTACTGGGACGGCGAAGAGACGCCTTCCATTGAAGTACCCGTGCCAGACTTCTTCGCCGTGGGACACGAGAAGTTTGCGCCCGTGAATTCGCTGGCGGTGGTCAACAATCCCGCGAACGGTTTGAACTGCTATTGGCCAATGCCATTTCGCAACCATGCGAAGGTTACAATTTCAAACGACGACTCGGCGGATCTGATGCTGGTCGCGTATCAGATTACGTATGCGGAAACGAGCGTGCCTGACAACGCGGCGTACCTGCACGCGCAGTGGCGGCGCGCCAAGACGGATACAGTCAATCCGTGCGTGATTCTCGACGGTGTGAAAGGGAAAGGGCGTTACGTCGGTACGTTCCTCGCGTGGACGCAGTTCGAGAAGGGATGGTTCGGCGAAGGAGAGATTAAGTTCTACATGGATGGCGACACCGAGTTTCCGACCATCTGCGGCACGGGCACGGAGGACTATTTTTGCGGCAGCTACGGGTTCCCGGAGCCTTACACGACGGCCTACGTGGGCACGACGTTGCCTACAAAAGACGGCGATGAACCGCCGAACCATTGGAGCCTCTACCGTTGGCACATTCAGGATCCCATCTGTTATGACCAAGACTTGCGGGTCACGATCCAGGCCCTAGGATGGGGTAAGGACGGCAAGTACAAGAAGCTGTCGGATGACATTGCATCCGTTGCATACTGGTATCAGGCCGAGCCGCATGCGCCGTTCCCGGCAATGCCTGGCGTGGCTGAGCGCGCGCCAGTAAAGAAGTAA
- a CDS encoding glycoside hydrolase family 28 protein, producing MRTLASALLLVFCAMAIAQTSLPPSSPYAVRAFGAVGDGVAKDTAAVQKAIDACSAGGGGTVYFAPGSYLCGSLHLKSNVTLYLDTAAVIKGSKDIADYDPYEELGFENDADRETSFFHQSLIWGEGVEHIGIVGSGTIDSNYEHRGGPKAVGLKRCKYVEIRGIHVINIPNYAISMLGTDYVTIDGVTIQNGFADGIDPDACQNVRISNCHIETFDDAIVPKASFSLGERRACENITVTNCFLGTACSAFKLGTESGGDFKRIAVSNCVMSGLEGRRPAISGISLESVDGSNIDGVVISNCTMVDCRAPVFIRLGNRGRDMDTPTPGTVRNISINNIVSTGASLSCSVAGLPGHNIEGVTLSDIRVRFVGGGPHRSDEEVIPEYADEYPEATMFGGLPSYGLYARHVAGLTLRNVQVFCEKDYWVLSEVRSGKIRWRVDGGMPEPAALSDPGHAVVCDDVTGLVIDDLKAQASPDGASVMRLINVRDAMVRNSAAPANAAVFVEVAGEQSAGIALLGNDFSRAQAGLKLDAKTSAEVVRAAGNLEK from the coding sequence GTGAGAACACTAGCCTCTGCGTTGCTTTTGGTGTTTTGTGCAATGGCAATTGCTCAAACGTCGCTTCCTCCATCCTCCCCCTATGCCGTGCGCGCGTTTGGGGCGGTGGGTGACGGCGTGGCGAAGGACACGGCGGCGGTACAGAAGGCCATCGATGCATGCTCGGCGGGTGGCGGCGGTACGGTGTATTTTGCGCCGGGTTCTTATCTCTGCGGCAGCCTTCACCTGAAGAGTAACGTAACGCTGTATCTCGACACGGCGGCGGTTATCAAAGGCAGCAAGGACATTGCCGATTATGATCCGTACGAGGAATTGGGATTCGAGAATGACGCTGACCGAGAGACTTCATTCTTCCATCAGTCGTTGATCTGGGGCGAAGGCGTCGAGCACATCGGCATTGTGGGCTCGGGAACGATCGACAGCAACTACGAGCACCGTGGCGGGCCGAAGGCAGTCGGATTGAAGCGCTGCAAGTACGTGGAGATTCGCGGCATTCATGTCATAAATATACCGAACTACGCCATCAGCATGTTGGGAACGGACTACGTGACCATCGACGGCGTGACGATACAGAACGGGTTTGCTGACGGTATTGACCCCGATGCGTGCCAGAACGTACGTATTTCGAATTGCCACATCGAGACCTTCGATGATGCGATCGTACCGAAGGCGAGTTTCTCTCTGGGCGAACGCCGTGCTTGCGAAAACATCACGGTTACGAACTGTTTTCTTGGGACAGCTTGCAGTGCATTCAAGCTGGGCACCGAGTCTGGCGGCGATTTCAAGAGGATTGCCGTAAGCAACTGCGTGATGTCGGGTTTGGAAGGCAGGCGGCCCGCGATAAGCGGCATATCGCTGGAGTCCGTGGATGGGTCCAATATCGACGGCGTCGTAATCTCGAATTGCACGATGGTCGATTGTCGCGCGCCGGTCTTCATCCGCCTGGGCAACCGTGGTCGCGATATGGATACGCCAACTCCGGGCACGGTCCGCAATATCTCCATCAACAACATTGTATCTACGGGCGCGTCGCTATCGTGTTCCGTTGCGGGATTGCCAGGGCACAACATTGAAGGTGTTACACTTTCCGACATTCGTGTGCGATTTGTTGGCGGAGGGCCACACCGCAGCGACGAGGAAGTCATACCTGAATACGCGGACGAATACCCCGAGGCAACCATGTTTGGAGGACTGCCGTCCTACGGCTTGTATGCGCGGCATGTGGCGGGGCTTACCTTGCGCAACGTGCAAGTGTTCTGCGAGAAGGACTACTGGGTATTGAGTGAAGTGCGTTCGGGTAAGATCCGCTGGCGTGTGGATGGGGGGATGCCCGAGCCCGCAGCCCTCAGCGATCCGGGCCATGCGGTGGTATGCGACGATGTAACGGGATTGGTCATCGACGACTTGAAGGCCCAAGCTTCGCCTGACGGCGCTTCCGTGATGCGACTTATCAACGTGCGCGATGCGATGGTGCGCAACTCGGCCGCACCTGCCAATGCTGCTGTTTTTGTCGAAGTCGCCGGCGAGCAGTCGGCAGGAATTGCGTTACTGGGCAATGATTTTTCGCGCGCTCAGGCAGGGCTTAAGCTCGATGCCAAGACTTCTGCTGAAGTTGTTCGTGCTGCGGGAAACCTTGAGAAATAG